One region of Oscillatoria salina IIICB1 genomic DNA includes:
- the carB gene encoding carbamoyl-phosphate synthase large subunit produces MPRRDDLHKILILGSGPIIIGQACEFDYSGTQACKALREEGYEVVLVNSNPASIMTDPETAERTYIEPLIPEIVEKIIAKERPDALLPTMGGQTALNVAVDLAKMGVLDKYGVDLIGAKLPAIEMAEDRKLFKEAMERIGVPVCPSGIASNLDEAKALAAEIGSYPLIIRPAFTLGGTGGGIAYNQEEYEEMAEAGIDASPVSQILVEKSLLGWKEYELEVMRDLADNVVIICSIENLDPMGIHTGDSITVAPAQTLTDKEYQRLRDMSQKIIREIGVETGGSNIQFAVNPTNGEVIVIEMNPRVSRSSALASKATGFPIAKFAAKLAVGYTLDEISNDITKKTPASFEPTIDYVVTKIPRFAFEKFPGAQPVLTTQMKSVGEAMAIGRTFCESFQKALRSLETGRSGWGCDLSEKLPSLNQVRASLRTPNPERIFSVRHAMLLGMSSEDIYELTGIDIWFLDKMQQLLETEKFLKRTALKSLTKEELYAIKQQGFSDRQIAFATKTNEDEVRAYRQELGVVPVYKVVDTCAAEFEAFTPYYYSTYEEGESEVAPSDKRKVMILGGGPNRIGQGIEFDYCCCHASYALRKEDFVTIMVNSNPETVSTDYDTSDRLYFEPLTKEDVLNIIEIENPEGVIIQFGGQTPLKLAVPLQKFLHSSLAEKLKTKIWGTSPDSIDTAEDRERFEQILRKLDIKQPPNGIARSYEEALAIAGRIGYPVVVRPSYVLGGRAMEIVYSDKELERYMTFAVQVEPDHPILIDKFLENAVEVDVDAIADRTGKVVIGGIMEHIEQAGIHSGDSACSVPYTSLAPAALETIRTWTHKLANALKVIGLMNIQYAVQGETVYILEANPRASRTVPYVSKATGYPLAGFASRIMAGQTLAELKFTEEPTLNHVAVKEAVLPFGKFQGTDIILGPEMRSTGEVMGIDADFGKAFAKAELGAGERLPLSGTVFVSTNDRDKPLVVTVVRDFIELGFQVIATEGTQAILEEHGLDVELVLKLHQGRPHVLDAIKNKQIQLIINTPSGQEAREDGRLIRRTALAYKIPIITTIAGAKATVSAIRSLQSQPLEVKALQDYITTSVS; encoded by the coding sequence ATGCCGCGCCGAGATGACCTTCATAAAATTCTGATTTTGGGTTCTGGTCCGATTATTATCGGACAAGCTTGTGAGTTTGACTACTCTGGAACCCAAGCTTGTAAAGCACTTCGTGAAGAAGGTTACGAAGTTGTATTAGTTAATTCTAATCCTGCCTCGATTATGACTGACCCGGAGACGGCGGAACGTACCTACATTGAACCGCTCATTCCGGAAATTGTCGAGAAAATTATCGCTAAAGAACGTCCAGATGCGCTACTCCCGACGATGGGAGGTCAAACAGCTTTGAATGTGGCTGTGGATTTGGCAAAAATGGGCGTTCTGGATAAGTATGGTGTAGATTTAATTGGCGCAAAGTTACCTGCAATTGAAATGGCGGAAGACCGCAAGTTGTTTAAGGAGGCGATGGAACGAATTGGCGTTCCGGTTTGTCCTTCGGGAATTGCCAGTAATTTAGATGAAGCGAAAGCACTGGCTGCGGAAATTGGTTCTTATCCGCTTATTATTCGTCCGGCTTTTACTCTGGGTGGTACTGGTGGCGGTATCGCTTATAACCAGGAGGAATATGAGGAGATGGCGGAAGCAGGTATCGATGCTTCTCCAGTGTCGCAAATCTTGGTGGAAAAGTCGCTTCTGGGTTGGAAGGAGTATGAGTTAGAGGTGATGCGCGATTTGGCGGATAATGTGGTCATTATCTGTTCGATCGAAAATCTTGACCCGATGGGTATTCATACGGGAGATTCGATTACGGTTGCACCCGCACAAACGCTGACTGATAAGGAATATCAGCGTTTGCGGGATATGTCGCAGAAAATTATTCGCGAGATTGGGGTGGAAACTGGAGGGTCGAATATTCAGTTTGCGGTGAATCCGACGAATGGCGAGGTGATTGTCATTGAGATGAATCCTCGCGTTTCTCGTTCTTCGGCTTTAGCATCGAAGGCGACGGGTTTCCCGATCGCTAAGTTTGCGGCGAAGTTGGCTGTGGGTTATACTCTCGATGAGATTAGTAATGATATTACTAAGAAAACTCCGGCTTCGTTTGAACCGACGATTGATTATGTGGTTACCAAGATTCCTCGCTTTGCTTTTGAAAAGTTCCCTGGTGCCCAACCTGTTTTAACCACGCAAATGAAGTCTGTGGGCGAAGCAATGGCGATCGGACGGACTTTTTGCGAATCTTTCCAAAAAGCTTTGCGATCGCTGGAAACGGGGCGTTCTGGTTGGGGTTGCGATCTCAGTGAAAAGTTACCTTCTCTGAATCAGGTTCGCGCTAGTTTGCGTACTCCTAACCCGGAACGTATTTTTAGCGTTCGTCATGCAATGCTGTTGGGGATGTCCTCGGAGGATATTTACGAACTAACGGGAATTGATATCTGGTTTTTGGATAAGATGCAGCAACTTCTGGAAACGGAAAAGTTTCTTAAGCGTACTGCCCTGAAAAGCTTGACAAAAGAAGAATTGTATGCAATAAAACAACAAGGATTTAGCGATCGCCAAATTGCTTTTGCCACGAAAACCAACGAAGATGAAGTTCGCGCCTATCGCCAAGAGTTAGGTGTAGTTCCAGTTTACAAGGTTGTGGATACTTGCGCGGCGGAATTTGAAGCGTTTACTCCTTATTACTATTCTACTTACGAGGAAGGAGAATCGGAAGTAGCGCCTTCTGACAAGCGCAAAGTAATGATTTTGGGTGGCGGTCCGAACAGAATTGGACAAGGAATTGAGTTTGACTACTGCTGCTGTCACGCTTCCTATGCGTTACGCAAAGAAGATTTTGTGACAATTATGGTCAACTCCAACCCAGAAACAGTATCCACAGACTACGATACCAGCGATCGCCTTTATTTTGAACCCCTGACCAAAGAAGATGTTCTCAACATTATTGAAATTGAAAATCCCGAAGGGGTAATTATTCAATTTGGCGGTCAAACTCCCCTAAAATTGGCAGTTCCCTTACAAAAATTCTTGCATAGTTCCCTGGCTGAGAAACTGAAAACGAAAATTTGGGGTACCTCTCCAGATTCCATTGATACCGCGGAAGACAGGGAAAGATTTGAACAAATTCTGCGAAAATTAGACATCAAACAGCCTCCCAATGGAATCGCGCGCAGTTACGAAGAAGCCTTAGCGATCGCCGGACGCATCGGTTATCCTGTAGTCGTGCGTCCTTCCTATGTTCTCGGCGGACGGGCAATGGAAATTGTCTATTCGGATAAAGAATTGGAACGTTACATGACGTTTGCGGTTCAGGTAGAACCAGACCACCCCATTTTAATCGATAAATTCCTCGAAAACGCAGTCGAAGTCGATGTAGACGCGATCGCCGATCGTACAGGTAAAGTTGTGATTGGTGGGATTATGGAACACATCGAACAAGCAGGTATCCATTCTGGTGACTCAGCTTGTTCTGTACCTTACACCAGTCTCGCTCCCGCCGCTTTAGAAACAATTCGTACTTGGACGCATAAACTAGCCAATGCTTTAAAAGTCATTGGTTTAATGAACATTCAATATGCAGTTCAAGGCGAAACTGTTTATATTTTAGAAGCAAATCCACGGGCATCGAGAACCGTTCCTTATGTTTCTAAAGCCACAGGTTATCCTTTAGCTGGATTTGCTTCCCGAATTATGGCAGGACAAACTTTAGCAGAACTGAAATTTACTGAAGAACCCACTTTAAATCATGTCGCAGTTAAAGAAGCTGTGTTGCCTTTTGGCAAGTTTCAAGGAACAGATATTATTCTTGGACCGGAAATGCGTTCTACAGGCGAAGTAATGGGTATTGACGCTGATTTTGGGAAAGCATTTGCCAAGGCAGAATTAGGCGCAGGAGAACGTTTACCTTTGTCAGGAACGGTATTTGTTTCTACTAACGATCGCGACAAACCTTTAGTAGTGACCGTTGTCCGAGACTTTATTGAATTAGGTTTCCAGGTTATTGCTACCGAAGGAACTCAAGCAATCCTTGAAGAACATGGTTTAGATGTGGAATTAGTCTTGAAATTGCATCAAGGTCGTCCTCACGTTTTAGATGCAATTAAAAACAAGCAAATTCAACTGATTATCAATACACCTTCGGGACAAGAAGCGCGAGAAGATGGACGTTTAATTCGTCGTACTGCTTTAGCTTACAAAATCCCGATTATTACCACAATTGCTGGGGCAAAAGCTACTGTTTCCGCAATTCGATCCTTGCAGTCTCAACCTTTAGAAGTTAAGGCTTTGCAAGATTATATTACTACCAGTGTGAGTTAG
- a CDS encoding nucleoside deaminase, whose product MDEFMAAAIAEAKQGLIEGGIPIGSVLVKDGKIIGQGHNQRVQNGDPVTHAEIDCLRNAGRIGNYQNTILYSTLMPCYLCAGAVVQFKIKKVIAGESKTFPGAKEFMESHGVEVIDLDLDECQQLMRDFIAKNPSLWNEDIGE is encoded by the coding sequence ATGGATGAATTTATGGCTGCCGCGATCGCTGAAGCTAAACAAGGTTTAATCGAAGGAGGAATTCCCATTGGTTCTGTCTTAGTTAAAGATGGTAAAATTATCGGTCAAGGACACAACCAACGCGTTCAAAATGGCGACCCCGTAACTCATGCCGAAATCGATTGTTTGCGGAATGCGGGACGCATTGGTAACTACCAAAATACGATTTTATATTCTACTTTAATGCCTTGCTATCTTTGTGCAGGCGCAGTCGTCCAATTTAAGATTAAAAAAGTAATTGCTGGAGAGTCAAAAACCTTTCCCGGTGCCAAGGAATTTATGGAATCTCACGGTGTCGAAGTTATTGATTTAGACTTAGATGAATGCCAGCAATTAATGAGAGATTTTATCGCCAAAAACCCCTCATTATGGAATGAAGATATTGGTGAATAG
- a CDS encoding DUF1822 family protein, translating into MIEKIKHNLTFTVSLSLSAHQKAQEFSSQHRVEHKIKQVYLNTLAVYAVNYYLNCLGIATNLAASNSWNPVMQTLTNTADLEIKNLGKIECLPVLPGADICQVSPEVWSERIGYVAVQFDQSLAQATLIGFVSEVNREELPLNELASLEYLLEYLNHQPSVVKLSDWINNIFADGWSQVETYLQPQKIALSFRNLPSLTTKVEPRQRAKLLKLTPRGEEVILLVKIAPTTGLEMEIWVDIYPYGEEIYLPEDLQLMVLNDNEEVVMQAIAKQTENVQLQFSGEIGESFSVKVALGESSISESFII; encoded by the coding sequence ATGATTGAAAAAATTAAACATAATCTCACATTCACCGTTTCTTTAAGCTTGTCTGCACACCAAAAAGCACAAGAGTTTTCTAGTCAGCATCGCGTTGAACACAAAATCAAACAAGTTTATTTAAATACTTTAGCAGTTTATGCGGTGAATTACTATCTTAACTGCTTGGGAATTGCTACTAACTTAGCAGCTAGTAATAGTTGGAACCCAGTCATGCAAACTCTGACAAATACAGCAGATTTAGAAATTAAAAATCTCGGTAAAATTGAGTGTCTTCCTGTGTTACCAGGAGCGGATATTTGTCAAGTTTCTCCGGAAGTATGGTCTGAGAGAATTGGCTATGTAGCAGTTCAGTTTGACCAATCTTTAGCCCAAGCAACGCTAATAGGATTTGTTTCTGAGGTGAATAGAGAAGAATTGCCTTTAAATGAATTAGCATCTTTGGAATATTTGCTAGAATATTTAAATCACCAGCCTTCAGTAGTTAAGTTAAGCGACTGGATAAATAATATTTTTGCTGATGGTTGGTCGCAAGTAGAAACTTACTTACAACCTCAGAAAATAGCTTTAAGTTTCCGTAATTTACCAAGTTTAACTACTAAGGTAGAACCTCGTCAAAGAGCTAAGTTATTAAAATTGACCCCAAGGGGCGAAGAGGTAATTTTGTTAGTAAAAATTGCGCCAACAACAGGATTAGAAATGGAAATTTGGGTAGATATTTATCCTTACGGTGAGGAAATTTATTTACCAGAAGATTTGCAATTAATGGTGTTAAATGATAATGAAGAAGTAGTGATGCAGGCGATCGCCAAACAGACTGAAAACGTCCAGTTGCAGTTTAGCGGCGAAATCGGAGAGAGTTTTAGCGTGAAAGTGGCTTTAGGTGAGAGTAGCATCAGCGAATCCTTTATCATTTAA
- a CDS encoding sigma-70 family RNA polymerase sigma factor: protein MVDGNIDELNKHLRRIAIEAQQYPPRSPARQIAITKLFEAIQTSGKLTRPYWRQFPGLYDEIYNVAKQKLFCYIYERIDNYSPERGEVLQWVNFLFGTRFFVEAIREITLPDSRLSTEMISQRIFYNLDNDLWLNRENEANPSLSEQIIKYLEDDPEGIFQATHMTDNPAANFRYLALQRIAGYKWREIESELGIHQATLCSFYLRCLQKLAPIIKEYLAD, encoded by the coding sequence GTGGTTGACGGGAATATTGACGAACTTAATAAACATTTAAGGAGAATAGCGATTGAAGCGCAGCAGTATCCCCCTAGAAGCCCAGCTAGACAAATAGCTATTACCAAGCTTTTTGAAGCTATCCAAACATCAGGTAAACTAACTCGTCCCTATTGGCGACAATTTCCTGGTTTATATGACGAAATTTACAATGTCGCCAAACAAAAACTGTTTTGTTATATCTATGAAAGAATAGATAATTATTCTCCCGAACGCGGTGAAGTATTGCAATGGGTAAACTTTTTATTTGGCACTCGTTTTTTTGTAGAAGCTATTCGGGAAATAACTCTACCAGATAGTCGCCTGTCAACAGAGATGATCTCGCAAAGGATTTTCTATAATTTAGATAACGATCTGTGGTTAAATCGAGAAAATGAAGCAAATCCTTCGCTCTCCGAACAAATTATTAAATACCTAGAAGACGATCCAGAAGGAATTTTCCAGGCGACTCACATGACCGATAATCCAGCAGCGAATTTTCGTTATCTAGCTTTGCAAAGAATTGCTGGCTATAAATGGCGAGAAATTGAAAGCGAATTAGGGATTCATCAAGCAACTTTGTGTAGTTTTTACCTACGATGTTTGCAGAAATTAGCCCCAATTATTAAAGAGTATTTAGCTGACTAA
- the glgA gene encoding glycogen synthase GlgA codes for MYIIQIASECAPVIKAGGLGDVVYGLSRELETKGHCVEIILPKYDCMRYDHIWGLHDAYLNLSVPWYGAAVHCSVYCGWVHGRLCFFIEPHCEDNFFNRGCYYGCNDDTMRFAFFSKAALEFLQQSNKRPDVIHCHDWQTGLIPVMLYEIYKYHGMGNQRVCYTIHNFKHQGVAGVEILWATGLNREEYYFQYDRLRDNFNPFALNFMKGGINYSNAITTVSPHHAWEVHCGDLGAGLGHTLHLQQDKFSGVLNGIDLDFWNPESDRYIPYHYTKEDVSGKLQNKKALRERLLLQHNDKPLIAYIGRLDQQKGVHLVHHAIYYALHKGAQFVLLGSATEPGINSWFWHEKNFLNNNPDCHLELGFNEELSHLIYAGADMIIVPSNYEPCGLTQMIGLKYGTVPIVRGVGGLVNTVFDRDYDQNKPPEERNGYVFYQSDFQALESTMDRALGLWFDYHDEFQKLIKQSMEYDYSWNHPSDRYIEIYDFIRHK; via the coding sequence ATGTACATCATTCAAATAGCCTCTGAATGCGCCCCAGTGATTAAAGCTGGGGGCTTAGGCGACGTGGTTTATGGACTCAGTCGAGAATTAGAAACTAAAGGTCACTGCGTCGAGATTATTCTCCCGAAATACGATTGTATGCGGTATGACCACATTTGGGGACTCCACGACGCTTATCTCAACTTGTCGGTACCTTGGTATGGTGCAGCAGTTCACTGTTCAGTGTATTGTGGTTGGGTACACGGCAGGTTGTGTTTCTTTATCGAACCTCATTGCGAAGATAACTTCTTTAATCGAGGTTGTTATTACGGTTGTAACGACGACACGATGCGCTTTGCTTTCTTCAGTAAAGCTGCCTTAGAATTTCTGCAACAAAGTAACAAACGCCCCGACGTCATCCATTGTCACGACTGGCAAACCGGATTAATTCCGGTGATGTTGTACGAGATTTACAAATATCACGGGATGGGAAACCAAAGGGTTTGTTATACCATTCACAACTTTAAACATCAAGGAGTAGCTGGGGTAGAAATTCTTTGGGCGACAGGTTTAAATCGAGAAGAGTATTACTTTCAATACGATCGCCTGCGCGACAACTTCAACCCCTTTGCCTTAAACTTCATGAAAGGAGGGATTAACTACTCGAATGCGATTACGACCGTTTCGCCCCATCACGCTTGGGAAGTCCATTGTGGCGATTTAGGGGCGGGTTTAGGTCACACCTTACATTTACAGCAAGATAAGTTTTCCGGCGTTCTCAACGGGATCGATTTAGATTTTTGGAATCCAGAGAGCGATCGCTACATTCCTTATCATTACACCAAGGAAGATGTAAGCGGCAAACTGCAAAACAAAAAAGCCCTCCGAGAACGTTTATTACTGCAACATAACGATAAACCCCTCATCGCCTATATTGGGCGCTTAGACCAACAAAAAGGCGTTCATTTGGTACATCACGCCATCTACTACGCCTTACACAAAGGGGCACAGTTTGTGTTGTTAGGATCGGCAACAGAACCAGGAATTAACTCTTGGTTTTGGCATGAGAAAAACTTTTTAAACAACAATCCCGACTGTCATTTAGAACTAGGATTTAATGAAGAATTATCCCACTTAATTTATGCTGGGGCTGACATGATTATTGTTCCCAGTAATTACGAACCTTGTGGCTTAACTCAAATGATTGGCTTAAAATACGGGACTGTCCCGATTGTGCGGGGAGTAGGAGGACTGGTAAACACAGTTTTCGATCGCGATTACGACCAAAATAAACCTCCTGAAGAACGGAACGGATATGTATTTTACCAAAGTGATTTTCAGGCTTTAGAATCAACAATGGATCGGGCTTTAGGCTTGTGGTTTGACTATCACGACGAATTCCAAAAGTTGATTAAGCAAAGCATGGAGTACGATTACTCTTGGAACCATCCTAGCGATCGCTATATCGAGATTTACGATTTTATTCGCCATAAGTAA
- a CDS encoding cupin domain-containing protein: MSETNPYLVRAKDLANSPEFGFGHPLNPNSEVYLRNISDLVGLQRLVLRWGRIPPGKESFIYHAHHHEEEFLYILSGRGIAEIADQEFEVGAGDFMGFPTPSVAHHLRNPFDTDLVYLMGGERKSIEIGDYPRHQKRVIRDGNEAYIIDLNEIQFFTPRPIEEEEKSY, from the coding sequence ATGAGTGAGACTAACCCTTACTTAGTTCGAGCTAAAGATTTAGCAAATTCGCCAGAATTTGGCTTTGGACACCCGCTTAATCCCAATTCAGAGGTTTATTTACGAAATATCAGCGATCTCGTCGGTTTACAACGTCTGGTTTTGCGTTGGGGACGCATCCCACCAGGTAAAGAATCCTTTATTTATCATGCCCACCATCACGAAGAAGAGTTTCTTTATATTTTATCGGGACGCGGCATTGCGGAAATTGCTGACCAAGAATTTGAAGTTGGTGCGGGAGATTTTATGGGGTTTCCCACTCCTTCAGTTGCTCATCATTTACGCAATCCTTTCGATACCGATCTAGTTTACTTGATGGGTGGCGAACGCAAGTCAATAGAAATTGGTGATTACCCTCGCCATCAAAAACGAGTGATTCGCGACGGTAATGAAGCTTATATTATTGACTTAAATGAGATTCAGTTTTTTACACCGCGCCCGATTGAGGAAGAAGAAAAAAGTTATTAA
- a CDS encoding mechanosensitive ion channel family protein, with product MENLLDTIKDPLIAANDTITDISLVKIVLVVTVFTLSLALRQIFSAVVIKRIEVLTNNTETQLDDELVSILKEPLSWLIFVGGLWLIQIIVSENLSSELNKLSIKIISFLAVTAIAYMVYFAAPILGEFLKNLTLKTETELDDLLVPYLPKLFRLLAIIVVLLKASEVFLGASAGALIGLLGGAGVALGLLFKDLIYDLCCTVIIYTDNLFRSGDLVSVEGIDGLLIVNHIGLRSTTLSVLTTNALKKMPNSKMINGVVENWSQPLPAGEEKSIGITLTLQIDCISAEQTARFCERLREIPKMIDTLSDRFFIWFSGINQNARVIQINVFAKVNNPGLYFETIERVNLAILKIVETEGIEMLSSVPIEIISGFEANSQQIQPVEN from the coding sequence ATGGAAAATCTTTTAGACACAATCAAAGACCCCCTGATAGCTGCCAACGATACCATTACTGACATTTCTCTCGTCAAGATTGTCCTCGTTGTTACTGTTTTCACTCTGAGTCTAGCTTTAAGGCAAATTTTCTCTGCCGTTGTCATCAAAAGAATCGAAGTTTTAACTAACAATACAGAAACCCAACTTGATGACGAGCTAGTTAGTATTCTCAAGGAACCATTAAGCTGGCTGATTTTTGTAGGTGGACTTTGGTTAATTCAGATTATTGTCTCAGAAAACCTCAGCTCAGAATTAAATAAATTGAGCATCAAAATTATCAGTTTTCTAGCGGTAACTGCGATCGCTTATATGGTTTATTTTGCTGCTCCAATCTTGGGTGAGTTTCTCAAAAATTTGACTCTCAAAACCGAAACTGAATTAGATGATTTGCTCGTTCCTTATCTGCCCAAATTATTTCGCTTACTGGCAATAATTGTGGTCTTATTAAAAGCCAGTGAAGTGTTTTTAGGGGCTTCGGCTGGAGCATTAATCGGTCTTCTGGGTGGTGCTGGTGTTGCTTTAGGTTTATTATTTAAAGATTTAATTTATGACTTGTGTTGTACGGTGATTATCTACACAGATAATCTCTTTCGCTCTGGCGATTTGGTGTCAGTAGAAGGAATTGATGGTTTACTAATAGTCAATCATATTGGCTTGAGAAGTACAACTTTAAGTGTTTTGACGACAAATGCTTTGAAAAAAATGCCTAATTCCAAAATGATTAATGGAGTTGTAGAAAATTGGTCGCAACCTTTACCCGCCGGGGAAGAAAAATCAATTGGAATTACTTTAACTCTACAAATTGATTGTATTTCCGCAGAACAAACTGCCCGTTTTTGCGAGCGTTTGCGCGAAATTCCGAAGATGATTGATACCTTAAGCGATCGCTTTTTTATTTGGTTTAGTGGGATAAATCAAAATGCTCGTGTTATTCAAATTAATGTTTTTGCTAAGGTGAATAATCCTGGTTTGTACTTTGAGACTATTGAACGAGTTAATTTGGCAATTTTAAAGATAGTAGAAACAGAGGGGATTGAAATGTTATCTTCGGTGCCAATTGAAATTATTAGTGGTTTTGAGGCTAATTCACAACAAATTCAACCAGTGGAAAATTGA
- a CDS encoding alpha/beta hydrolase: MVAPGRNLESGGEILFDLFMSNYATTIATILEQVRSREQTLPLRNQQCRSRFFLQPHPTAKVCLFFHGFTAAPYQFAPLGKALFASGYNVLVPLQPGHGIAGDWNGDNPPPLPTNIRVYQNFARDWLQIAQNLGEKIIIGGLSTGATLTGWLALNSPKTIDRALLFAPYLSSSLPPLDLLIEILPFYYEWANKDASGNFGYHGFPIPRLRLFYDLGQQLLEQAASQVNTPMLIVASDRDRVVSHGDEKALFKMVVQQQPKSWYHCFDSKFDIHHRMMTEMEGNEYQDLVIALAKAYINSEITWMELQEIKAFLVTKVAFEKAVSSLNLEQKVAPELAQILSASD; this comes from the coding sequence GTGGTTGCCCCTGGTAGAAATTTAGAATCAGGAGGCGAGATTTTATTCGATCTATTTATGTCGAACTACGCTACCACAATCGCGACAATTCTCGAACAAGTTCGCTCTCGCGAGCAAACTTTACCACTCCGCAACCAACAATGTCGTTCTCGCTTCTTTCTTCAACCTCATCCCACAGCAAAAGTTTGCCTTTTCTTCCACGGTTTTACCGCAGCTCCATACCAATTTGCGCCCTTGGGAAAAGCTTTGTTTGCATCGGGATATAATGTTTTAGTGCCTTTGCAACCCGGTCATGGTATAGCCGGAGACTGGAACGGCGACAACCCTCCACCTTTACCTACTAACATTCGAGTTTATCAAAACTTTGCTCGCGATTGGTTACAAATCGCCCAAAACTTAGGAGAAAAAATTATCATTGGCGGTTTATCCACTGGCGCAACTTTAACAGGTTGGTTAGCTTTAAATAGTCCCAAAACTATCGATCGCGCACTTTTATTTGCACCTTACCTGAGTAGTAGTTTACCACCTCTTGACTTATTAATAGAAATTTTACCTTTTTATTACGAATGGGCGAACAAAGATGCGTCAGGAAATTTTGGCTACCACGGTTTTCCCATTCCCAGATTACGACTATTTTACGACCTCGGACAGCAATTACTCGAACAAGCCGCCAGCCAAGTTAATACTCCCATGTTAATTGTCGCCAGCGATCGCGATCGCGTCGTCAGTCATGGGGATGAAAAAGCTTTATTTAAAATGGTCGTCCAACAACAACCCAAATCTTGGTATCACTGCTTTGATAGCAAATTTGATATTCACCATCGCATGATGACTGAGATGGAAGGTAACGAATATCAAGATTTAGTTATCGCCCTCGCCAAAGCTTATATTAACAGCGAGATAACTTGGATGGAACTACAAGAAATCAAGGCTTTTCTGGTGACAAAAGTTGCTTTTGAAAAGGCTGTATCCAGTTTAAATTTAGAGCAAAAAGTTGCCCCAGAACTAGCCCAGATTTTATCAGCGAGCGACTAA
- a CDS encoding argininosuccinate synthase, which yields MGRANKVVLAYSGGVDTSVCIPYLKQEWGIEEVIALAADLGQGEELGPIKEKALKSGASESLVIDGKETFAQEFAFAAIKANALYENRYPLSTALARPLIAKMLVEAAHKYGADAVAHGCTAKGNDQVRFDVGIMALDPNIKVLAPAREWGMTREETIAYGEKFGIPAPVKKSSPYSIDRNLLGRSIEAGPLEDPMTEPPAEIFLMTKDVAETPDQPEYVDIGFEKGVPTSLNNQSLDPVTLINQLNELVGKHGYGRIDMMENRVVGIKSREIYEAPALLVLINAHRDLESLTLTADVTQYKRGIEDTYAQLIYRGLWYNPLKEALDAFIDQTQERVTGTVRVKLFKGNAIVVGRKSENSIYAPDLATYGAGDKFDHKTAEGFIYIWGLPTRVWSEKTRG from the coding sequence ATGGGTCGCGCTAATAAAGTTGTGCTTGCTTATTCTGGTGGAGTTGATACCTCGGTTTGTATTCCCTATCTTAAACAAGAGTGGGGAATAGAAGAGGTAATCGCCTTAGCCGCAGACTTAGGTCAGGGAGAAGAACTCGGTCCAATTAAAGAAAAAGCCTTAAAATCGGGAGCGTCGGAATCTTTAGTTATTGATGGTAAGGAAACTTTCGCTCAAGAATTCGCTTTTGCAGCGATTAAAGCCAATGCGCTGTACGAAAATCGCTATCCCCTGTCAACGGCTTTAGCTCGTCCGTTAATTGCAAAAATGTTAGTCGAAGCAGCGCATAAATACGGTGCGGATGCAGTCGCACATGGTTGTACGGCGAAAGGAAACGATCAAGTGCGCTTTGATGTGGGTATTATGGCACTCGATCCGAATATTAAAGTGCTAGCACCTGCAAGAGAATGGGGGATGACACGCGAAGAAACGATCGCCTACGGCGAAAAATTTGGCATTCCCGCACCAGTGAAAAAGTCTTCTCCTTACAGTATCGACCGTAACTTACTCGGTCGCTCGATTGAAGCAGGTCCGTTGGAAGATCCGATGACGGAACCCCCAGCAGAAATCTTTTTAATGACGAAAGATGTCGCCGAGACTCCAGATCAACCAGAATACGTCGATATTGGCTTTGAAAAAGGCGTTCCCACAAGCCTGAATAATCAAAGCCTCGATCCCGTAACATTAATTAACCAACTTAACGAATTAGTTGGCAAACACGGCTACGGACGCATCGACATGATGGAAAATCGCGTCGTCGGGATAAAATCGCGGGAAATCTACGAAGCACCAGCTTTGTTAGTCTTAATTAACGCTCACCGCGACTTAGAAAGTTTAACCCTTACCGCCGACGTTACCCAATACAAACGCGGAATTGAAGACACCTACGCTCAATTAATTTATCGCGGCTTGTGGTACAACCCCTTAAAAGAAGCCCTCGACGCCTTTATTGACCAAACCCAAGAACGAGTTACGGGTACTGTGCGAGTCAAGTTATTCAAAGGTAACGCGATCGTAGTCGGACGCAAATCAGAAAATTCGATTTACGCCCCTGACTTAGCCACCTACGGTGCTGGAGACAAATTCGACCACAAAACCGCAGAAGGCTTTATTTATATCTGGGGACTACCTACCAGAGTTTGGTCTGAGAAAACTAGAGGTTAA